From the genome of Pseudomonas yamanorum, one region includes:
- a CDS encoding helix-turn-helix transcriptional regulator — MNATPTDDSQASTGDRILFLLKTRGPLKTTDLAALLDITSEAARQQIQKLQVAELIVGVSAPISGAGRPSLKWTLTETAQSKFPDSHSVLTLHLIESIEGIFGSEGVEKVIASMEATAKHEYIQACSVAPSLREKVEILVQIRERAGYMAQMEPLNDGWLLVENHCPICVAARKCQGFCRSELQIFQAALGDENVVERREHLISGDRRCAYSIQPRRL; from the coding sequence ATGAACGCCACACCCACCGACGACAGCCAGGCATCCACCGGGGACCGCATCCTGTTCCTGCTCAAGACCCGTGGCCCACTGAAAACCACGGACCTGGCTGCGCTGCTGGACATCACCTCCGAAGCCGCCCGCCAGCAAATCCAGAAGTTGCAGGTCGCGGAGTTGATCGTCGGCGTATCAGCCCCCATCTCGGGTGCCGGCCGGCCATCGTTGAAGTGGACCCTGACCGAAACCGCCCAAAGCAAATTCCCCGATTCCCACAGCGTGCTGACGTTGCACCTGATCGAGTCCATCGAAGGGATTTTTGGCAGCGAAGGCGTGGAAAAAGTCATCGCCAGCATGGAGGCGACCGCCAAGCATGAATACATCCAGGCTTGCTCCGTCGCACCCAGCTTGCGGGAGAAAGTCGAGATCCTGGTGCAGATTCGCGAGCGCGCCGGGTACATGGCGCAGATGGAGCCGCTGAACGATGGCTGGCTACTGGTGGAAAACCACTGCCCGATCTGCGTGGCCGCCCGCAAATGCCAGGGGTTCTGCCGTTCGGAACTGCAGATCTTCCAGGCAGCCCTGGGCGATGAGAATGTGGTGGAGCGGCGCGAGCATTTGATTTCCGGGGACCGGCGCTGCGCCTACAGTATCCAGCCCCGCCGCCTGTAA
- a CDS encoding LysR family transcriptional regulator, producing the protein MSIGKNFAGVIAFMKVAASESFSEAARDLGISVPSVSRSITRLETQLAIKLLERTTHSVAVTQEGRRFFQECLPSVEHLLRATEALKQSTQSPSGVVRVSSTVGFGRKCIAPLLPGFCKAHPDITLEFDLNDRHVDFAEGRVDVAIRNGRLEDADVIARQLAPMSFVTCAAPEYLHVAGYPQTLEDLAAHKTIAFRLAQSGKPHVWEFEVDGQFVRLPLPYSQLFNDPELVALAAVAGGGVAQLAGYQAQHWIAQQRLVVLLPGYMAQARGRGHYICYRQRDKTPLRVKLFVNYMVQAFKA; encoded by the coding sequence ATGTCCATCGGAAAAAACTTCGCCGGCGTCATCGCCTTCATGAAAGTCGCGGCCAGCGAAAGCTTCAGCGAGGCGGCCCGCGATCTGGGCATTTCAGTGCCTTCGGTGAGTCGCAGCATTACCCGCCTGGAAACCCAACTGGCGATCAAGCTGCTGGAGCGCACGACCCACAGCGTGGCGGTCACGCAGGAAGGGCGACGGTTTTTTCAAGAGTGCCTGCCCAGTGTCGAGCATCTGTTGCGCGCTACCGAGGCACTCAAGCAATCCACCCAGTCGCCTTCTGGTGTGGTTCGTGTGAGTTCCACGGTGGGCTTTGGGCGCAAGTGCATTGCGCCGCTGTTGCCTGGGTTCTGTAAGGCTCACCCGGACATCACCCTCGAATTTGATCTGAATGATCGCCATGTGGATTTCGCCGAAGGTCGCGTGGATGTCGCGATTCGCAACGGGCGGCTGGAGGACGCCGATGTGATTGCCAGGCAACTGGCGCCGATGAGTTTTGTCACCTGCGCCGCGCCTGAGTACCTGCACGTAGCCGGCTACCCGCAGACCCTGGAAGACCTGGCGGCGCACAAGACTATCGCCTTTCGCCTGGCGCAGTCGGGCAAGCCGCATGTGTGGGAGTTTGAAGTCGACGGGCAGTTCGTGCGGCTGCCATTGCCATACAGCCAGTTGTTCAATGACCCTGAACTGGTGGCGCTGGCGGCTGTGGCCGGTGGTGGGGTGGCGCAGCTCGCCGGTTATCAGGCGCAGCACTGGATCGCACAACAGCGCCTGGTTGTCTTGCTACCAGGCTATATGGCGCAGGCGCGGGGCAGGGGGCATTACATCTGTTATCGCCAGCGAGACAAAACGCCGCTGAGGGTGAAATTGTTTGTGAACTACATGGTGCAGGCCTTTAAGGCATGA